Within Caulobacter segnis, the genomic segment ATCAGGCGCCAAACCCGCTGGCGACCGGACAATCGTGACGCTGACGCGCGGCCCTGCAGAATCTGGCGCGAAAAATCCGATGAGAAAGTCGACTGGATCAACATCAGCGATGCCCGTGTGCCTACCGACCACGGCTTGGCCGGGAGGACCGGCGGGGGCTGGGTCATCACCCCAGCAGGCGCGGCTGCGCTCGCCTCCTCGGGGATGAATAACCATCAAAGGATGGGTCTCGTGTAGCGGCGGCCTGCTTGTCAAACTCGGGACGCAGCCGAAGGTCCGCGTTCCAGCAAGATGCGAACGGCAGCACTTGGCGCAGGATGGTCGCGGTGAGCGGTCAATCTAAGGCGAACGCTAACTTCTCCCGTTGCGGTCTATCCTCGTCATTTGAGGGCCAGAATCACTGGCTCTGTCCGGATGCGACGTTAGGCCGCGCGACGACGTACTCTGGGCCCCATCACGGCAAATTATTGCTCAGAATGGTTCGGCGTAAACATGCGCCCCCCGGGCCTGTCGGCTTTGCCGGATGCCAGCTCATAAAGCGCTGGCCGGTTCTGCTGTCCGCCGACTGTAAAAAGGGGGATATCCCAGCCCGCACCACGCTAGCGCAGACGGTGTCATTGAAGCGCGAAAAAAGTGAGGGGAAATCCGTGGGGACGCCTGCGAGCCTATTGCAGTTTCTCGAACGAAAACAGTTATTTAACAGAGATCCTTGGTGGAGCCGAGGGGAATCGAACCCCTGACCTCCTCATTGCGAACGAGGCGCTCTACCATCTGAGCTACGGCCCCAAGGAGCGGCGGAGATACGGCCCTTGAGGCCTCTCGTCAAGCGGGGTTCTCAACCCGCCTTGCCAGCACTCTCCAGGCACGGCAAGAAGCTCTGGCGTCCGGACGGAAAACTCATGGCCCCGATCATCAATCTCGTCTTCTTCATCCTCAACGCCCTGTTGAACCTGCTCTGGTGGGCCATCATCATCTCGGCGATCCTGAGCTGGCTGTTCGCGTTCGACGTGATCAACCGCCGCAACCAGTTCGTCTACAACGTGGCGACCTTCCTGGATCGCGTCACGGACCCGATTCTAGCGCCCTTCCGCCGCATCATTCCGTCGATCGGCGGCGTCGACATCAGCCCGATCATCGTCCTGCTGCTGCTGCGGGGCATCCAGATCTTCATCCTGCCGGCGCTGCAGAACACCCTTCTGAACGTTCTGGGCTGAGGTTTTGGTTGAAATTCTGGCCGTCCGACTGACGCCGCGTGGCGGCCGCGACGCGATCGACGGCTGGGCGGCGGACGCGGACGGCCGCCCCTATCTGAAGGTGCGGGTGGCCTGCCCGCCCGTCGACGGGGCCGCCAACGCCGCGTTGCTGGCGTTCCTGGCCAAGACCCTGAAAATCCCCCGCTCGGCCGTCCGCCTCGCCTCTGGCGACACCGCCCGCCTGAAGCGCCTCGAGCTGGATGGCGTCACCGCCGACGACCTGGCGCGCGCCTTCGGCGCCCGCCCCTAGGCGTCACGCCGGGGCAAATCCTTGCCGATTCGATCCGTTGCGAAGCTTCGTACGCACGATCCTGCCCGCCACAAATCCAGCCAAGCCATTGACGTGACGGCGTTCTTTTACTTCCCTGTAGCCGTTTACGACTAGCCTGGTCGTAAGCGGGGACCGGGGGGTCTCGGGGGCAAGGGCGTCCATGATCGGGACCGAGGAGCAGAAGGACGTGGCGCTCGCCGCCGCCTCGCGGCGCGCGAACACCTATCTGCGCATCGGCGCGACCCTGGCCATCGCCCTGTTGCTGCAGATCTACATGCATCCGGCCTGGGGATGGCTGTGGGCCTTGACCTACGTCCTCTGCTACGCCTTCGAAGCCTGGGTGAAGCACGGGCCGCGCGATCCCGCGGCGTCCGCGCCCCGCTGGCGGCGTGTGGTCGCCTTCGCCGCGCCCTTCGTCACCTCGGTGGCGTTCGGCGCGTTGTCCGTGCCCCTGTTCGCATCCCACGTCCGGTTCGCGCCCACCCTGGGCGGAATGCTGCTGGCGGGCGCCTTGCTGAACGTCGTGGTGACCAACGCCGGCAGCCGTTCGGCCACCCTGATGGCCGCCGCGCCGCACGCCTTCTACCTGCTGATAGCCCCGTTCATCGCCAAGGCCGCCAATCCCGGAGCCAACCTGGCCGACGTGCTGTGGTTCGGCGCGCTATTGATGATCATCTCGGTCGCCGTCGCCAGCCGGACCCTGACCACCGCATTGAAGGCCGAGGCCGACGCCAAGGCCGAGGCCGAGCGCCGGCGCCACGAAGCCGAGGAGGCCGTCGCCGCCAAGTCCGCCTTCGTGGCCATGATCAGCCACGAACTGCGCACCCCGATCAGCGCCATCCTGGCCGGGGCCGCCCGCCTGCACAGCGAGGTCCCCGAGGCCAGCTCCAAGATCCACGCGCAGCTGATCGCCGACGCCGGCGACCTGATGCGCGCCCTGCTCAACGACCTGTTGGACTTCTCCCGCCTGGAAGCGGGACGCATGAACGTCGAGCAGGCCCCATTCAATCTGCGCCAGGCTCTGTCGGACACGCTGCGGCTCTGGCGGCCCGAGATCGCCCGCAAGGGCCTGAAGCTGAAGGTGCATGGCGCGGCGACCCTGCCGCGCTGGGTCAACGGCGACGTCACCCGCCTGAAGCAGGTGCTGAACAACCTGCTCAGCAACGCCATCAAGTTCACCGAGCGCGGCGAGATCACCGTCGTGCTGAACGCCGAACCGACGCCCGAACGGGTTCTGTTGTCGATCGAGGTGATCGACACAGGGCCGGGCATCCCCGACGCCCTGCTGGGCCGCCTGTTCACGCCGTTCGACCAGCTGCACGCGGCCGTGGTGCGTCACCACGGCGGTTCGGGCCTGGGCCTGGCCATCAGCCGTGAACTGGCTCGGCTGATGGGCGGCGACCTGACCGCCGCCCGGCCGCCGAAACAAGGCGCCGTGGCGCAGGGCGCCCACTTCACCCTGACCGCGACCCTGGGCCTGGCCGAGGCGCCGCGTGTCGAGGAGCCGGGTCTCTCGATCGCCGGCCTGCGGGTGCTGGTGGTCGACGACCACGTGGTCAACCGGCGCGCCATCGAGCTGGTTCTTCAGCCGTTCGGCGTCGAGGCCACCCTGGCCGAGTCTGGCGAGGAGGCCCTGGAGCTGCTGGCGTCCGAGGCGTTCGACGCGGTGCTGATGGACGTCTACATGCCCGGCATGGACGGCCGCGAAGCCACCCGCCGCCTACGGGCCGGCGCGGGCCCCAACCGGGACGTCCCGGTGATCGCCGTCACCGCCTCGGCCACGCCCAAGGATTGGGACGCCTGCGCCGCCGCCGGCATGAACGGTCACGTGGCCAAGCCCATCGATCCGATGGAGCTGTTCGGCGCCCTGGCTCAGGCGCTGGGCGGTGGGGCCTCGGCCGCGACACCGGACGGCGCGGCGGCCTGATCCAGCACCGCGCGCAGGCGCGCCGTCAGCGCCGCCTCATCCTTGAAATCGCATTCCCACACCACCTCGACCCGCCAGCCGGCGGCCAGGAGGGCCGTCGTCGAGCGTTCGTCCCGCGCGACGTTGCGGGCGACCTTGGCCAACCAGTAGTCGCGATTGGCCTTGGGAACCCGCGCGCCGCGGGCGCAGTCATGGCCGTGCCAGAAGCAGCCGTGGACGAAGAAAGCCAGCTTGCGACCCGCCATCACCACGTCGGGATTACCGGGCAGGTCCTTGCGGTGCAGGCGATAGCGCGCGCCAAGCCCCGTCAGGATCCGCCGCAGCGCCTTCTCCGGCGTGGTGTCCTTGCTCTTGACCCGGGCCATGACGGCCGAGCGCTTCGCCTTGTCGTAGACGTCGGTGCTCATGGCCGCGTCTCCGGCGGAAAACGGCCCAGGCGCAGCGTCCCCGTCAGCAGCAGCACGCCCAGCGGCTTGAGGCCCGGCCAGCGCGACATCGGGGTGAAGAACCAGTCTCGCATCAAGGGCCAGAACGCGCCGTGGGCCTGGAACAGCGGCGTCAGCGCCTTGGACGCCAACTGATAGAGGCCGGTATGACGCCGTCGATCCGCCTGCCAGGCGCGGACGGTGACGGCGGTCGGGCGCAGGTCGCGGTCCAGGCGCGCCGCCAGCTCGACGGCGTCGACCAAGGCCAGGTTCGCGCCCTGACCCAGTTGCGGGCTGGTGCCGTGGGCGGCGTCGCCGATCAGGACGCAGGCCTGGCGGTTCCAGCGTCCAACGGAAACGTCGCGATAGACGGCCCGCGAGAAGCCTTGCCAGCCAGCGCGATCGGCCAGCAGAGCCGCGGCCTCGGGCCAAAGCGGCGCCAGGCGCGTGTCCCGCCAGGCGGCGAAGTCGCTGGCCAGGAAGGCGTCCATCTGGCCGACCGGTAGCGACCAGAACAGGCTGACCTGACCGGTCTCGCCATCTGGGCCCCGCCCCACCGGCAGGACGCCGGTCATCACCTCGGCCCGGTGGTAGACCTGCCGCAGGGCGCCGGCGAAGCGTCCATCCGGATCGGTTGCATTGGTCCAGACGGCGCCCCAGGGATAGACCGGAGCCCGCGCTCCCGGCCGGATCGCCGTCCGCAGGGTCGAGGCCGAGCCGTCGCCGACGATGGCCAGGTCGAACGGCCCGAAGATCCGTCCGTGCTGGTCATGCAGGACGGGGCGGGCGGGATCCTCGACGCGGACGATCCGCGCGTCGGTGACGATTTCGACGCCCGCCGGGGCCAATTGATCGTGCAGCGTGTCGAACAGCACGGCGCGGTGGATGCCTACCCCGTGCGCGCCGGGTCGCCAGTCGCCGTAGTTCAGATCCATGACCTGGCGGCCGCGCGTGTCCTTGCCTTCCAGCCGCTCGACACGGGCGCCGGCGGCGCGGATGGCCTCTTCCAGGCGCAGGGCGCGCAAAGCCGCCAAGCCCGTCGGCTGCAACAGCAGCCCCGAGCCCAGCGGACGCGGCTGGGCGAAGGCTTCCAGAAGCGTGACCGCATGGCCTCGGCGCGCCAGGGCCAGCGCGGCGGCCATGCCGCCGACGCCGCACCCGACGACGCCGATGCGCAACGGGCTCAGAGGCCCTCGAACAGGGCCGTGGACAGGTAGCGCTCGGCGAAGCTGGGGATGATCGCCACGATCAGCTTGCCGGCGTACTCGTCGCGCAGGGCCAGGTCGAAGGCCGCCGTCAGGGCCGCACCCGAGCTGATGCCCACCGGCAGGCCTTCGGTGGACGCCGCGCGGCGGGCCATGGCGAAGGAGTCGTCGTTCGACACCTGGACGATGTCGTCGATCACGCCGCGATCCAGCACGCCCGGCACGAAACCGGCGCCGATGCCCTGGATCTTGTGCGGGCCGGGCGCGCCGCCCGACAGCACCGGAGAGGCCTCGGGCTCGACCGCGACCATCTTCAGGCCGGGCTTGCGGGCCTTCAGCACCTGGCCGACGCCGGTGATGGTGCCACCGGTGCCGACGCCCGAGACCACGGCGTCCACGGCGCCGGCCGTGTCGTTCCAGATCTCCTCGGCGGTCGAGACGCGATGGATCAGCGGGTTGGCGCCGTTCTCGAACTGCTGCGGCATCACCGCGCCAGGCGTGGCGTCGATCAGTTCCTGGGCGCGCGAGACGGCGCCGCGCATGCCCTTCTCGGCCGGGGTCAGCTCCAGCTTGGCGCCCAGCAGCAGCAGCATCTTGCGACGCTCGATCGACATGCTCTCGGGCATGACCAGGATCAGCTTGTAGCCCTTGGCGGCGGCCACGAAGGCCAGGGCGATGCCGGTGTTGCCCGAGGTCGGCTCGATGATGGTCGCGCCGGGCTTCAGCAGGCCCTGGGCCTCCAGCGACTCGATCATGGCCACGCCGATGCGG encodes:
- a CDS encoding YggT family protein, whose translation is MAPIINLVFFILNALLNLLWWAIIISAILSWLFAFDVINRRNQFVYNVATFLDRVTDPILAPFRRIIPSIGGVDISPIIVLLLLRGIQIFILPALQNTLLNVLG
- a CDS encoding DUF167 family protein, producing MVEILAVRLTPRGGRDAIDGWAADADGRPYLKVRVACPPVDGAANAALLAFLAKTLKIPRSAVRLASGDTARLKRLELDGVTADDLARAFGARP
- a CDS encoding ATP-binding protein — protein: MIGTEEQKDVALAAASRRANTYLRIGATLAIALLLQIYMHPAWGWLWALTYVLCYAFEAWVKHGPRDPAASAPRWRRVVAFAAPFVTSVAFGALSVPLFASHVRFAPTLGGMLLAGALLNVVVTNAGSRSATLMAAAPHAFYLLIAPFIAKAANPGANLADVLWFGALLMIISVAVASRTLTTALKAEADAKAEAERRRHEAEEAVAAKSAFVAMISHELRTPISAILAGAARLHSEVPEASSKIHAQLIADAGDLMRALLNDLLDFSRLEAGRMNVEQAPFNLRQALSDTLRLWRPEIARKGLKLKVHGAATLPRWVNGDVTRLKQVLNNLLSNAIKFTERGEITVVLNAEPTPERVLLSIEVIDTGPGIPDALLGRLFTPFDQLHAAVVRHHGGSGLGLAISRELARLMGGDLTAARPPKQGAVAQGAHFTLTATLGLAEAPRVEEPGLSIAGLRVLVVDDHVVNRRAIELVLQPFGVEATLAESGEEALELLASEAFDAVLMDVYMPGMDGREATRRLRAGAGPNRDVPVIAVTASATPKDWDACAAAGMNGHVAKPIDPMELFGALAQALGGGASAATPDGAAA
- a CDS encoding very short patch repair endonuclease translates to MSTDVYDKAKRSAVMARVKSKDTTPEKALRRILTGLGARYRLHRKDLPGNPDVVMAGRKLAFFVHGCFWHGHDCARGARVPKANRDYWLAKVARNVARDERSTTALLAAGWRVEVVWECDFKDEAALTARLRAVLDQAAAPSGVAAEAPPPSA
- a CDS encoding FAD-dependent oxidoreductase; translated protein: MRIGVVGCGVGGMAAALALARRGHAVTLLEAFAQPRPLGSGLLLQPTGLAALRALRLEEAIRAAGARVERLEGKDTRGRQVMDLNYGDWRPGAHGVGIHRAVLFDTLHDQLAPAGVEIVTDARIVRVEDPARPVLHDQHGRIFGPFDLAIVGDGSASTLRTAIRPGARAPVYPWGAVWTNATDPDGRFAGALRQVYHRAEVMTGVLPVGRGPDGETGQVSLFWSLPVGQMDAFLASDFAAWRDTRLAPLWPEAAALLADRAGWQGFSRAVYRDVSVGRWNRQACVLIGDAAHGTSPQLGQGANLALVDAVELAARLDRDLRPTAVTVRAWQADRRRHTGLYQLASKALTPLFQAHGAFWPLMRDWFFTPMSRWPGLKPLGVLLLTGTLRLGRFPPETRP
- the cysK gene encoding cysteine synthase A; translation: MDDASSLYDASRFKRAGRGKIYDSIIDTIGDTPLVRLPRLTAELKPKGEVVAKLEFFNPIASVKDRIGVAMIESLEAQGLLKPGATIIEPTSGNTGIALAFVAAAKGYKLILVMPESMSIERRKMLLLLGAKLELTPAEKGMRGAVSRAQELIDATPGAVMPQQFENGANPLIHRVSTAEEIWNDTAGAVDAVVSGVGTGGTITGVGQVLKARKPGLKMVAVEPEASPVLSGGAPGPHKIQGIGAGFVPGVLDRGVIDDIVQVSNDDSFAMARRAASTEGLPVGISSGAALTAAFDLALRDEYAGKLIVAIIPSFAERYLSTALFEGL